In Cicer arietinum cultivar CDC Frontier isolate Library 1 chromosome 1, Cicar.CDCFrontier_v2.0, whole genome shotgun sequence, one DNA window encodes the following:
- the LOC101501722 gene encoding protein PLASTID TRANSCRIPTIONALLY ACTIVE 12, chloroplastic has protein sequence MASINLVPNLSFNHFQTSSYLVGVGNLQCRVVFNKSRKKFPSYSCIRCEKKDEVNKDEVNKDEDKKDEQIDYVTVERPPYYSYMDSTSGQLEPASGARASIPEVEFWPEGTVEQVRSARAPVPTGESLGSPSYGSNPGSRRKSYRASGSGSGSGSGSGSGSGSFAEADVELSDPGLPEVMVEPQEDSEEFSSDYVVYQSEFEEKEEEVGYKLDKKLGVPHPFVDPKIKKPIEGTLTSDEMWWNWRKPEKEQWSRWQRRRPDVETVFLKAMAETGQVKLYGEQPTLTETALYRARRHLYKEERLQAEQEKLERIGPLAYYSEWVKAWKRDTSREAIQKHFEETGEDETTQLIEMFSYQTDREYRIMMGTDIRIQRDPLAMRMREDQIKQIWGGDPVYPTVNYIQDPDEVIDYRGPDFHEPTPNMLPFLKEHGKIISREELEKILEKQKTEQVEVTDIDEAMAKAVDIGENDDEEDSDIEVEEVEADEEEDEEKINRNWSVLKTTPQLRKSKSKPKPKKEGPMSLEEAVGDSENLTDFLLDFEDE, from the exons ATGGCTTCCATCAATCTTGTGCCCAACTTGTCCTTCAACCATTTCCAG ACATCATCATACCTAGTAGGTGTTGGCAATTTACAATGTAGAGTTGTTTTCAACAAATCAAGAAAGAAGTTTCCTTCATATAGTTGCATAAGGTGTGAAAAGAAAGATGAAGTAAACAAAGATGAAGTAAACAAAGATGAAGACAAaaaagatgaacaaattgattATGTCACTGTTGAACGTCCACCTTATTATAGTTACATGGATTCAACCTCTGGTCAACTTGAACCTGCTTCTGGTGCTAGAGCAAGTATTCCTGAAGTTGAGTTTTGGCCTGAAGGAACTGTTGAACAAGTTAGGTCTGCTAGGGCACCTGTTCCGACCGGAGAATCGTTAGGGTCTCCGTCGTATGGTAGTAATCCTGGAAGTAGGAGGAAGAGTTATAGAGCATCTGGTTCTGGTTCTGGTTCTGGTTCTGGTTCTGGTTCTGGTTCTGGTTCTTTCGCTGAGGCTGATGTTGAATTGAGTGACCCTGGTCTTCCTGAGGTTATGGTTGAACCTCAGGAAGATTCTGAGGAGTTTTCGTCGGATTATGTTGTTTATCAGTCTGAGTTTGAGGAGAAAGAAGAAGAGGTTGGGTACAAACTCGATAAGAAACTTGGAGTTCCTCATCCATTTGTTGATCCGAAAATTAAAAAGCCGATAGAGGGGACGCTTACGAGTGATGAAATGTGGTGGAATTGGAGAAAGCCTGAGAAAGAACAATGGTCTAGATGGCAAAGAAGGAGGCCCGACGTTGAAACG GTTTTCTTGAAAGCCATGGCAGAAACTGGACAAGTAAAGCTATATGGTGAACAACCAACATTAACAGAAACTGCTCTTTACCGGGCCAGGCGCCATCTTTATAAGGAGGAAAG GCTTCAGGCTGAGCAAGAGAAACTGGAAAGGATTGGTCCACTTGCATACTATTCAGAATGGGTAAAGGCATGGAAGAGAGACACATCTCGTGAAGCTATTCAGAAGCATTTCGAAGAGACTGGAGAAGATGAAACTACTCAACTAATTGAAATGTTTTCTTACCAAACTGATCGAGAGTATCGCATAATGATGGGGACTGATATTCGCATTCAGAGGGATCCTTTAGCAATGCGAATGAGAGAGGATCAGATAAAGCAAA TATGGGGTGGAGATCCAGTTTACCCAACTGTGAACTATATTCAAGATCCAGATGAAGTGATTGACTACAGGGGGCCAGATTTTCATGAACCGACACCAAATATGCTGCCTTTTCTGAAGGAG CATGGAAAAATCATTTCAAGGGAGGAGCTAGAAAAGATTCTGGAAAAGCAAAAGACTGAACAAGTAGAG GTGACAGACATCGATGAAGCTATGGCTAAAGCAGTTGATATTGGCGAAAATGAT GATGAAGAAGATAGTGATATCGAAGTTGAAGAGGTAGAGgcagatgaagaagaagacgaAGAAAAGATTAATCGTAATTGGAGTGTTTTGAAAACTACTCCGCAGCTTCGCAAATCAAAATCAAAG CCAAAACCAAAGAAAGAGGGTCCTATGTCACTGGAGGAGGCTGTAGGTGATTCTGAGAACCTGACTGATTTCCTCTTGGATTTTGAAGATGAATGA
- the LOC101502052 gene encoding BTB/POZ domain-containing protein At5g03250, producing MAFMKLGSKPEAFRREGQTWVCTTGLPSDVTIEVGEISFLLHKFPLLSRSGLLKKLIAESTNEDGSSCVLQLHDIPGGAKTFELVTKFCYGVKLEITALNVVSLRCAAEYLQMTENYGEDNLIGYTESFLNEVFSNWPDSIKALETCEEVQSFAEDLHIVSRCIDSLALKACSDPDLFNWPVAGHRNCAKNQEDHELWNGISCDSKPQHVGDNWWYYDVSLLSLPLYKRLILAIESKGMKSESVVASLIYYLKRFLPLMNRQSSFKDTNYATILTTSEADQRALLEEIVELIPNKRGVTSSKHLLRLLRTAMILHASPSCKENLEKRVGSQLDQASLVDLLIPNMGYSVETLYDIDCIQRILDHFMSIYQPASLSTSPCLTEVGTLIAGADTLTPMTMVANLVDGYLDEVASDANLNLSKFQALAAAIPDYARPFDDGIYHAIDVYLKAHAWLTDSEREQLCRLMNCQKLSLEASTHAAQNERLPLRVIVQVLFFEQLRLRTSISSWFFVSENLENSQNLSGNLGLPKSCQMNSEERTENVRERLLELEKESSCIRKELQKLTKTKKGWSIFPKRFGFRKRSECSTSPKESNNCDINTSSNMNENPNHESSS from the exons atggcATTCATGAAGCTAGGATCAAAGCCCGAAGCTTTTCGTCGTGAAGGCCAAACATG ggTTTGTACCACAGGATTGCCAAGTGATGTTACCATTGAAGTTGGCGAAATTTCATTTCTCCTCCACAAg TTTCCATTGCTTTCTAGAAGTGGACTACTAAAGAAACTAATTGCAGAGTCAACAAATGAGGATGGATCAAGTTGTGTTTTGCAACTTCATGATATTCCTGGTGGAGCTAAAACATTTGAGCTTGTAACAAAGTTTTGCTATGGTGTGAAACTAGAAATCACAGCATTAAATGTGGTTAGTCTAAGATGTGCAGCAGAGTATCTCCAAATGACTGAAAATTATGGTGAAGACAATCTTATTGGGTACACAGAATCTTTTCTCAATGAAGTTTTTAGCAATTGGCCAGATTCAATTAAAGCTCTCGAAACGTGCGAGGAAGTGCAATCCTTTGCAGAAGATCTCCACATTGTTTCAAGGTGCATTGATTCCTTGGCTTTGAAGGCTTGTTCAGATCCAGATTTGTTCAATTGGCCTGTGGCTGGCCACCGTAATTGCGCGAAAAATCAAGAAGATCATGAGTTGTGGAATGGAATTTCTTGTGATAGTAAACCACAACATGTGGGTGATAATTGGTGGTATTATGATGTGTCTTTGTTGAGCCTACCGCTATATAAACGATTGATTTTAGCTATTGAATCAAAAGGAATGAAATCTGAGAGTGTTGTTGCATCTCTTATATATTATCTTAAGAGGTTTCTTCCCTTGATGAACAGGCAATCAAGTTTTAAAGATACAAATTATGCAACAATTCTTACAACTTCTGAAGCTGATCAAAGGGCTTTACTAGAAGAAATTGTGGAGTTGATTCCTAATAAGAGAGGGGTAACATCCTCTAAGCATCTTCTTCGGCTGCTCCGCACTGCGATGATATTACATGCAAGTCCATCATGCaaagaaaatttagagaaaagGGTAGGATCTCAACTAGACCAGGCTTCGCTTGTTGATCTTCTCATTCCAAATATGGGATACTCGGTCGAGACACTTTACGATATAGATTGTATTCAGAGGATTCTTGACCATTTTATGTCTATTTACCAGCCTGCATCATTATCGACTTCTCCATGCCTAACTGAAGTAGGGACATTAATAGCTGGTGCTGATACATTGACACCTATGACAATGGTCGCTAACTTGGTTGATGGATATCTCGACGAAGTTGCTTCAGATGCTAATCTAAACTTATCTAAGTTTCAAGCACTTGCTGCGGCCATTCCAGATTATGCCAGACCCTTTGATGATGGTATATACCATGCAATAGATGTATACCTTAAG GCACATGCATGGCTTACAGATTCTGAACGGGAGCAACTATGCCGGCTGATGAACTGCCAAAAGCTCTCATTGGAAGCAAGCACTCATGCAGCACAAAATGAAAGATTACCTCTGAGAGTAATTGTTCAAGTCCTGTTTTTTGAACAACTTCGACTCCGTACATCAATATCTAGTTGGTTCTTTGTTTCTGAAAATCTTGAGAATTCACAAAACCTTAGTGGAAATCTTGGCCTCCCCAAGAGTTGTCAAATGAACTCTGAAGAGAGAACAGAAAATGTGAGGGAACGTCTTTTGGAGCTGGAGAAAGAGAGTTCATGCATTCGAAAAGAACTGCAAAAGCTAACGAAAACAAAGAAAGGTTGGAGCATTTTTCCGAAAAGGTTTGGATTTAGAAAAAGATCAGAGTGTAGTACCAGTCCTAAAGAATCAAATAATTGCGATATAAATACATCATCTAATATGAATGAAAATCCAAATCATGAAAGTAGTAGTTGA
- the LOC101502380 gene encoding hydroxyproline O-galactosyltransferase GALT2, which translates to MKRLKNESSNSKKFRLSHFLLGVGVLYLLFISCNFSKFLKIVSTLSSDESYNGLDGVAIRESSEDSDLSKPFVSSVYKDAFHRRLEDNLDKDAPLMPNKEPMKEEDRGRESTKRIPQGYGRITGEIMMQMNRTSDLSVLERMADEAWALGLKAWEEIEKVDEKEFGESSVIEGKIESCPSWISMNGEELLKGDGLMFLPCGLAAGSSLTVVGTPHYAHKEYSPQLAKLRKGDGLVSVSQFMFELQGLKSVEGEDPPKILHLNPRLKGDWSKRPVIEHNTCYRMHWGTAQRCDGRPSEDDGGMLVDGYKRCEKWMRNDIVDSKESKTTSWFKRFIGREQKPEVTWPFPFTEGRMFVLTLRAGVDGYHINVGGRHMTSFPYRTGFTLEDATGLAVKGDLDVHSVFATSLPTSHPSFSPQRVLEMSESWKASALPKHTIRLFIGVLSASNHFAERMAVRKTWMQAAAIKSSDVVVRFFVALNPRMEVNAVLRKEAAYFGDIVILPFMDRYELVVLKTTAICEFGIQNVSAAYIMKCDDDTFVRVDTVLKEIEAVPPEKSLYMGNLNLLHRPLRNGKWAVTYEEWPEAVYPPYANGPAYIISRDIVTFIVSQHKDRKLRLFKMEDVSMGMWVERFNHTVSAVRYSHNWKFCQYGCMDGYFTAHYQSPRQMVCLWDKLSRGRARCCNFR; encoded by the exons atgaAGAGATTGAAAAATGAATCTTCCAACTCTAAAAAGTTTAGACTATCTCATTTTTTGCTTGGTGTTGGGGTTTTGTACTTGCTTTTTATATCATGTAATTTTTCAAAGTTTCTGAAAATTGTATCAACGTTAAGTAGTGATGAAAGTTACAATGGATTAGACGGGGTAGCAATTAGGGAATCTTCTGAAGATTCAGATTTGAGCAAACCCTTTGTTAGTTCTGTTTATAAAGATGCATTTCATAGGAGATTGGAAGATAATTTGGACAAAGATGCTCCCTTGATGCCAAACAAGGAACCAATGAAGGAGGAGGATCGTGGCCGTGAATCTACCAAGCGTATTCCTCAAGGATATGGTAGGATTACCGGTGAAATCATGATGCAAATGAATAGGACAAGTGATTTGTCTGTGCTTGAGAGAATGGCAGATGAGGCATGGGCATTAGGATTGAAGGCTTGGGAAGAAATAGAAAAGGTTGATGAGAAGGAGTTTGGAGAAAGTTCGGTCATTGAAGGAAAGATTGAGTCTTGTCCTTCTTGGATATCGATGAATGGTGAAGAGTTGTTGAAAGGGGATGGCTTAATGTTTCTTCCTTGTGGACTTGCAGCAGGTTCTTCACTCACTGTGGTGGGGACACCCCATTATGCTCATAAAGAGTATTCTCCTCAGCTTGCGAAGTTGAGGAAGGGTGATGGATTGGTTTCGGTTTCGCAGTTCATGTTTGAATTACAAGGGCTCAAGTCAGTGGAAGGGGAAGACCCTCCAAAGATTCTTCACTTGAATCCTCGGCTAAAAGGGGACTGGAGCAAACGCCCTGTCATTGAGCATAATACGTGTTACCGAATGCACTGGGGAACAGCTCAAAGATGTGATGGCCGTCCATCTGAGGACGATGGCGGAATGCTTG TTGATGGGTATAAACGGTGTGAAAAATGGATGCGGAATGACATTGTTGACTCAAAAGAGTCCAAGACAACATCATGGTTCAAGCGGTTTATAGGGCGTGAGCAGAAACCGGAAGTGACCTGGCCGTTTCCTTTCACAGAGGGTAGAATGTTTGTCCTTACACTTCGTGCTGGTGTTGATGGATACCATATTAATGTTGGCGGTCGCCATATGACTTCATTTCCATATCGGACT GGTTTTACACTTGAAGATGCTACAGGGCTGGCAGTTAAAGGAGACCTTGATGTTCATTCAGTTTTTGCTACCTCTCTCCCTACTTCACACCCAAGTTTCTCACCGCAACGAGTACTGGAAATGTCAGAGTCATGGAAAGCCAGTGCTCTACCCAAACACACTATTAGACTTTTTATTGGAGTTCTTTCTGCTTCAAATCACTTTGCAGAACGAATGGCAGTTCGGAAAACATGGATGCAAGCAGCTGCAATAAAATCCTCAGATGTAGTAGTACGATTCTTTGTTGCATTG AATCCAAGGATGGAAGTAAATGCAGTGCTGAGGAAGGAGGCTGCTTACTTTGGTGATATTGTCATTTTGCCCTTTATGGACCGCTATGAGCTTGTTGTGCTTAAAACCACTGCTATCTGTGAGTTTGGG ATTCAGAATGTGAGTGCTGCATATATCATGAAATGTGACGACGACACTTTTGTAAGAGTGGATACTGTCCTGAAGGAAATTGAAGCTGTACCCCCGGAAAAGTCCCTTTATATGGGTAATCTCAATCTCTTGCACCGGCCTCTGAGAAATGGAAAATGGGCAGTTACTTATGAG GAATGGCCAGAAGCAGTATATCCTCCTTACGCCAATGGTCCTGCATACATAATTTCCAGAGATATTGTCACTTTCATCGTATCGCAACACAAGGATAGGAAGCTGAGG CTCTTTAAAATGGAGGATGTAAGCATGGGAATGTGGGTTGAGCGATTCAACCATACAGTGAGCGCCGTGCGGTACTCGCACAACTGGAAGTTTTGTCAGTATGGATGCATGGACGGCTACTTCACTGCACATTACCAATCGCCAAGACAGATGGTTTGTCTATGGGACAAATTGTCGAGGGGTCGAGCGCGCTGCTGCAATTTCAGATAA